One window of the Rhodothermales bacterium genome contains the following:
- the cysD gene encoding sulfate adenylyltransferase subunit CysD has translation MSKSHIFQLESEAIHVMREVAGQFERPVLLFSGGKDSIVMVHLAKKAFHPAPFPFPLLHIDTGHNFPETIQFRDDLVREVGCELLVRYVEDSIIAGRAQEESGPNPSRNALQTVTLLDALRELKVDVAFGGGRRDEEKARAKERFFSHRDAFGQWDPKNQRPEIWNLFNGRKASGEHFRVFPLSNWTEMDIWQYIAHDDVRLPDLYFSHRREVVERDGVLLAVGAHNQVLSDERSDVRRVRCRTIGDITCTGVWESTASTLEEIIQEVAAARIAERGGRSDDKRSEAAMEDRKKQGYF, from the coding sequence ATGTCCAAGTCCCACATTTTTCAACTTGAATCGGAAGCCATCCATGTCATGCGGGAAGTGGCGGGGCAGTTCGAACGCCCTGTGCTCCTCTTCTCGGGCGGCAAGGACTCAATCGTGATGGTCCATCTTGCTAAGAAAGCGTTCCATCCGGCTCCGTTTCCGTTTCCCCTACTACACATCGACACCGGCCACAACTTTCCGGAGACTATCCAGTTTAGGGATGACCTCGTGCGTGAAGTCGGTTGCGAGCTCTTGGTCAGGTATGTGGAGGATTCCATTATTGCGGGGAGGGCCCAGGAGGAATCGGGGCCGAACCCGAGCAGGAATGCGCTGCAAACGGTCACGCTGCTGGATGCCCTTAGGGAGCTGAAGGTCGACGTCGCGTTCGGCGGGGGGCGCAGGGACGAAGAAAAGGCTCGTGCCAAGGAGCGTTTCTTCAGCCACCGGGATGCGTTTGGTCAGTGGGACCCAAAGAATCAACGACCGGAAATTTGGAATTTGTTCAATGGTCGAAAGGCCTCCGGAGAGCATTTCCGGGTGTTTCCGCTCTCCAACTGGACCGAAATGGATATCTGGCAGTACATCGCTCACGACGATGTGCGACTTCCTGATCTGTATTTCTCCCATCGACGGGAGGTTGTCGAAAGAGACGGCGTCCTACTGGCAGTAGGAGCCCACAACCAAGTGCTGAGCGACGAGCGGTCCGATGTTCGCCGGGTTCGATGTCGCACGATCGGAGATATCACCTGTACCGGCGTTTGGGAGTCGACCGCTTCTACGCTGGAGGAGATCATACAGGAGGTCGCCGCTGCGCGCATTGCGGAGAGGGGAGGTCGGAGTGACGACAAGCGATCAGAGGCCGCAATGGAGGACCGGAAAAAGCAGGGATACTTCTAG